The proteins below are encoded in one region of Pseudonocardia sp. DSM 110487:
- a CDS encoding cupin domain-containing protein has protein sequence MEHFTIATVAERSDDFRRVLWTGEHTQLVIMTIPPGGEIGEEVHEGIDQILTFVSGTAEARVAGEAKPVEAGDLVVVPAGTKHNFVNTGPNPLVLYTVYGPPDHADGVVHRTKEEADAAEAAGEDEPPTS, from the coding sequence ATGGAGCACTTCACCATCGCCACCGTCGCGGAGCGGAGTGACGACTTCCGCCGAGTTCTCTGGACCGGTGAGCACACCCAGCTCGTGATCATGACGATCCCGCCGGGCGGGGAGATCGGCGAGGAGGTGCACGAGGGCATCGACCAGATCCTCACGTTCGTCAGCGGCACCGCGGAAGCGCGGGTGGCAGGCGAGGCGAAGCCCGTTGAGGCGGGTGACCTGGTGGTCGTGCCGGCGGGCACGAAGCACAACTTCGTGAACACCGGCCCGAACCCGCTGGTCCTGTACACGGTCTACGGCCCGCCGGATCACGCCGACGGAGTCGTGCACCGCACCAAGGAGGAGGCCGACGCCGCCGAGGCGGCCGGCGAGGACGAACCGCCGACCTCCTGA
- a CDS encoding antibiotic biosynthesis monooxygenase, which translates to MVLEIADIAVLPGTEEEFAAAVREGIRYVSDTPGFRNARLTKGIETPGRFVLLVEWDSVEAHTVGFRQSENYGRWRGHIGPFLDGEPRVEHFDEVTLPGPAAP; encoded by the coding sequence ATGGTCCTGGAGATCGCCGACATCGCCGTCCTGCCCGGCACCGAGGAGGAGTTCGCCGCAGCCGTCCGCGAGGGCATCCGCTACGTCTCCGACACCCCCGGCTTCCGCAACGCCCGGCTCACGAAGGGCATCGAGACCCCCGGCCGCTTCGTGCTGCTGGTCGAGTGGGACAGCGTGGAGGCCCACACCGTCGGCTTCCGGCAGTCGGAGAACTACGGCCGCTGGCGCGGCCACATCGGCCCGTTCCTGGACGGCGAGCCCCGCGTGGAGCACTTCGACGAGGTGACGCTTCCGGGTCCAGCTGCGCCCTGA
- a CDS encoding alpha/beta fold hydrolase, whose translation MHLARGARPSQVALSVVLAVVGCVLLTGAAPADVRVTEERVTTSDGVELDTSLYLPAVTPAPAVLIAHGFGGSKASVDADARALVARGFVVLTWSARGFGTSTGQIALDSPDHEVADASALVDRLALRPEVQQDGPGDPRVGVTGGSYGGALALLLAGYDPRVDALAPVITWNDLGQALFPNAATATAPPADTPAGGIAAPDGVFKSGWAGMLFSAGNDQTQGTAANPCGRFTAEICAAYTEAATTGRISPATAELLRRSSPATVADRITAPTLLVQGEQDTLFGLDQADATARQIAAAGGRVKVEWFAGGHDGAAPSDAVRDSIGDWFDFHLAGTGDDPGTGFSYVVQSGVRAGANTPTSRTLAAPAYPGLPGTAPLLTTPLPVLGDPQQIVHPAGGHPAAITSLPGIGGALGSVAGRISAFAADPAGQSATFLTAPLPASLLLAGAPRVQVSVSRVPGQPAQAEAVLFARLTELSPDGRRTLLGGAVAPMRVPVPADGSPATVTVALPGVVAPVESGNQLAVSIATTDQGFTGPVEPAVWQVGMTGDLTVPVVPGTSATASTVPLGPLIGIVAVLALAAAGWVFARLRGRRDPAHSTDGDGPPLVVTGIAKTYAGGFQAVKDVSFTVEKGIVLGLLGPNGAGKTTVLRMLMGLVRPTAGSISAFGEPVGPGAPVLARIGAFVEGPGFLPHLSGRDNLRLYWSATGRPAADAHVEEALEIADLGAALDRRVGTYSQGMRQRLAIAQAMLGLPDLLVLDEPTNGLDPPQISAMRDVLRRYAAQGRTVVVSSHLLAEVEQTCSHVVVMHRGEVVADGTAEEIIAGGGAATFTVDAPERAASVLSDLAGVRSVEVIHGGVHAELNGTPRADAVRALVTAGVEVTAAGPRRRLEDAFLQLVGEDRTP comes from the coding sequence GTGCACCTCGCCCGCGGCGCCCGGCCGTCCCAAGTGGCCCTCAGCGTCGTACTCGCCGTGGTGGGCTGCGTGCTGTTGACGGGTGCCGCGCCCGCGGACGTCCGGGTCACCGAGGAGCGCGTCACCACCTCCGACGGCGTCGAGCTGGACACCTCGCTCTACCTGCCGGCCGTCACCCCGGCCCCCGCGGTGCTCATCGCTCACGGCTTCGGCGGGAGCAAGGCATCGGTGGACGCCGACGCCCGCGCGCTCGTGGCACGCGGGTTCGTGGTGCTCACCTGGTCGGCGCGCGGGTTCGGCACGAGCACGGGGCAGATCGCGCTCGACTCCCCCGACCACGAGGTGGCCGATGCCAGTGCGCTCGTCGACCGGCTCGCCTTGCGTCCGGAGGTGCAGCAGGACGGACCGGGCGACCCGCGCGTGGGCGTCACCGGCGGCTCGTACGGCGGCGCGCTCGCGCTGCTGTTGGCGGGGTACGACCCCCGGGTCGACGCGCTCGCCCCGGTGATCACCTGGAACGACCTCGGCCAAGCGCTGTTCCCCAACGCCGCCACCGCGACCGCACCCCCCGCCGACACGCCGGCCGGGGGCATCGCCGCACCCGACGGCGTGTTCAAGAGCGGCTGGGCCGGGATGCTCTTCTCCGCGGGGAACGACCAGACGCAGGGGACAGCGGCGAACCCGTGCGGCAGGTTCACCGCCGAGATCTGTGCCGCCTACACCGAGGCCGCCACCACCGGCCGGATCTCCCCCGCCACGGCGGAACTGCTGCGCCGTTCGTCGCCGGCCACGGTTGCCGACCGGATCACGGCACCGACGCTGCTGGTGCAGGGCGAGCAGGACACGCTGTTCGGCCTCGACCAGGCCGACGCCACGGCCCGGCAGATCGCCGCGGCAGGCGGCCGCGTGAAGGTGGAGTGGTTCGCGGGCGGCCACGACGGCGCCGCCCCGAGCGACGCCGTCCGCGACAGCATCGGTGACTGGTTCGACTTCCACCTCGCGGGCACCGGCGACGACCCGGGCACCGGCTTCTCCTACGTCGTGCAGAGCGGCGTCCGCGCCGGTGCGAACACACCCACCAGCCGCACCCTCGCCGCGCCCGCCTACCCGGGCCTGCCCGGTACCGCGCCGCTCCTCACCACACCGCTCCCCGTGCTGGGCGACCCGCAGCAGATCGTGCACCCCGCGGGCGGCCACCCGGCGGCGATCACCTCGCTGCCCGGCATCGGTGGTGCGCTCGGCTCCGTCGCCGGGCGGATCTCCGCGTTCGCGGCCGACCCGGCGGGCCAGTCCGCCACCTTCCTCACCGCCCCGCTCCCGGCCTCGCTGCTGCTGGCCGGCGCCCCGCGGGTGCAGGTGAGCGTCTCGCGCGTGCCGGGGCAGCCCGCGCAGGCAGAGGCCGTGCTGTTCGCACGGCTCACCGAGCTGTCGCCGGACGGGCGGCGCACCCTGCTCGGCGGCGCCGTCGCACCGATGCGCGTGCCGGTGCCCGCCGACGGATCACCCGCGACGGTCACGGTGGCGCTGCCCGGCGTGGTGGCGCCCGTCGAGTCGGGCAACCAGCTCGCCGTGTCGATCGCAACCACCGACCAGGGCTTCACCGGCCCGGTCGAGCCCGCGGTCTGGCAGGTGGGCATGACCGGCGACCTCACCGTGCCGGTGGTGCCGGGCACCAGCGCCACCGCATCGACCGTGCCGCTCGGGCCGCTCATCGGGATCGTGGCCGTGCTCGCCCTCGCCGCCGCCGGCTGGGTGTTCGCCCGGCTGCGTGGCAGGCGCGACCCGGCCCACTCGACGGACGGCGACGGCCCCCCGCTGGTCGTGACAGGCATCGCCAAGACCTACGCGGGTGGATTCCAGGCGGTGAAGGACGTCTCGTTCACCGTGGAGAAGGGCATCGTGCTCGGCCTGCTCGGGCCCAACGGGGCCGGCAAGACCACCGTGCTGCGGATGCTCATGGGCCTGGTGCGCCCGACGGCCGGCAGCATCAGCGCGTTCGGGGAACCGGTCGGTCCCGGTGCCCCGGTCCTGGCGCGCATCGGCGCGTTCGTCGAGGGCCCCGGCTTCCTCCCGCACCTGTCCGGCCGGGACAACCTGCGCCTGTACTGGTCGGCCACCGGCCGCCCCGCGGCGGACGCGCACGTCGAGGAGGCCCTCGAGATCGCCGACCTCGGCGCGGCGCTCGACCGCCGGGTGGGCACCTACAGCCAGGGCATGCGCCAGCGGCTGGCCATCGCGCAGGCCATGCTCGGGCTCCCCGACCTCCTCGTGCTCGACGAGCCGACCAACGGGCTCGACCCGCCCCAGATCTCGGCGATGCGCGATGTCCTGCGCCGGTACGCGGCACAGGGCCGGACGGTCGTGGTGTCGAGCCACCTGCTCGCCGAGGTCGAGCAGACGTGCTCGCACGTCGTCGTCATGCACCGCGGCGAGGTGGTGGCCGACGGGACGGCCGAGGAGATCATCGCGGGCGGCGGCGCGGCCACCTTCACCGTCGACGCCCCCGAACGGGCCGCGTCGGTGCTCTCCGACCTCGCGGGCGTCCGTTCGGTGGAGGTGATCCACGGTGGCGTGCACGCGGAGCTGAACGGCACCCCGCGCGCCGACGCCGTGCGGGCGCTCGTCACCGCGGGGGTGGAGGTGACGGCGGCCGGCCCGCGCCGGCGCCTCGAGGACGCGTTCCTGCAGCTGGTCGGGGAGGACCGGACACCATGA
- a CDS encoding gamma-glutamyltransferase: MAQRGVIAAGHPASAAAGAAALQAGGNAVDAAVASVLTSFVAEPLLTGLGAGGYLLVAPPGQQPLLLDFFVETPGRGAGASPAPMTEVLVTFEGTTQLFEVGASSCATYGLPAGVAAAVEQFGRMPLAELTAPAARLARAGVRLNAMQAYVFELLTDVVGSTPEAAARFTVDGRPPREGELLRDEELAAALDRLGAEGAAPFYTGDIGSAVSDWVCARGGVLTRADLEAYRVVRRDPLRVAYRGREVFTNPPPSAGGRRLVRALAHLEGIGRAPDVLEVAAALEAAALAPASVDGPGSTTHISVLDADGWACSVTCSNGTGSGVTVPGTGVHLNNMLGEHDLVVPRGVGERLASAMAPTVVRNDGAAELVVGSAGSSRIRSALLQVLVNVLDRGESPQQAVDAPRMHVERGNVYAEPGIDVGALEGAGYPVTLFAAPNLFFGGCQAVRRDLGSGALDGGADSRRCGGVIVV; this comes from the coding sequence GTGGCGCAACGGGGCGTGATCGCCGCCGGGCATCCGGCCTCGGCGGCCGCGGGTGCGGCGGCCCTGCAGGCCGGCGGCAATGCCGTGGACGCGGCGGTGGCCTCCGTCCTCACGTCGTTCGTCGCGGAGCCGCTGCTCACCGGCCTGGGTGCGGGCGGCTACCTGCTCGTCGCGCCGCCCGGGCAGCAGCCGCTGCTCCTCGACTTCTTCGTGGAGACCCCCGGCCGTGGAGCGGGCGCGTCCCCCGCACCGATGACCGAGGTACTGGTGACGTTCGAGGGCACCACCCAGCTCTTCGAGGTCGGGGCGTCCTCGTGCGCCACGTACGGGCTGCCGGCGGGCGTCGCCGCGGCGGTGGAGCAGTTCGGCCGCATGCCGCTGGCCGAGCTCACGGCCCCCGCCGCCCGCCTTGCCCGCGCCGGGGTGCGGCTGAACGCGATGCAGGCGTACGTGTTCGAGCTGCTGACCGACGTCGTCGGCTCGACCCCCGAGGCCGCCGCGCGGTTCACGGTGGACGGGCGCCCGCCGCGGGAGGGGGAGCTCCTGCGGGACGAGGAACTGGCCGCCGCGCTCGACCGGCTCGGGGCGGAGGGCGCCGCGCCGTTCTACACCGGCGACATCGGCAGCGCCGTTTCGGATTGGGTGTGCGCCCGCGGCGGCGTGCTGACCCGTGCCGACCTCGAGGCGTACCGCGTCGTGCGCCGGGATCCGCTGCGTGTGGCCTACCGGGGGCGCGAGGTCTTCACCAACCCCCCGCCCAGTGCGGGCGGGCGCAGGCTCGTCCGCGCACTGGCCCATCTCGAGGGCATCGGCCGTGCGCCGGACGTGCTCGAGGTCGCCGCGGCGCTGGAAGCGGCGGCCCTGGCTCCGGCGTCGGTCGACGGGCCGGGCTCCACCACGCACATCTCCGTGCTCGACGCCGATGGCTGGGCCTGCTCGGTGACCTGCTCCAACGGGACGGGCTCCGGGGTGACCGTCCCGGGGACGGGCGTCCACCTCAACAACATGCTCGGCGAACACGACCTGGTCGTGCCCCGCGGCGTCGGCGAGCGGCTGGCGTCGGCGATGGCCCCGACGGTGGTCCGCAACGACGGCGCCGCGGAGCTCGTGGTGGGTTCCGCCGGTTCGAGCCGGATCCGCAGCGCCCTCCTGCAGGTCCTGGTGAACGTGCTCGACCGGGGCGAGTCGCCGCAGCAGGCCGTGGATGCGCCGCGGATGCACGTGGAGCGGGGGAACGTGTACGCCGAGCCGGGTATCGACGTCGGAGCGCTCGAGGGGGCCGGGTATCCCGTCACGCTGTTCGCCGCTCCGAACCTGTTCTTCGGCGGGTGCCAGGCCGTCCGGCGCGACCTCGGCAGCGGAGCACTGGACGGGGGTGCGGATTCGCGGCGGTGCGGCGGGGTGATCGTGGTCTGA
- a CDS encoding LuxR C-terminal-related transcriptional regulator, which produces MVKTAVPRPPPSYVPRSRLLVALDEAAVGQVTLVSAPAGYGKTLLLAEWAARLPELTAWVSLDEDDNNDRRFWAAILAALGTCAGVPADNALHDLALPGLPSRNPEFLAIVADAIGTAPGPLRLVLDDVHELTAPDPLHGLASLVRDRPPGLHVVLSGRTDPPLPLARMRLAGELSEIRADRLRFSVAEARTMLAAADVPARPDQVRLLVEETEGWAAGLRLAAVSLREAEDPDKFLAGFVGSGRAVSDYLVGEILSRLTVETRELLGAVSVCDQLAAPLAAALSGREDAGVVLDSLERETSLVLSMGEDRRWYRIHPLLRSHLRADLQRRRPDLISRLHGRAADWFAAAGQPVPALAHARQGGDAERVAQLLCQQATALIAAGEHAVVREALEQLGDVRLGSEPRLALVAALVATEAGAIAAADAHLADAASWWPPDPPPDLLALRNLVRSRRAIVAGDPSPRTTDETGFGAAAHLGLGAMAMLHDAIGLLADGRHHEARDVAETALAQARQQHHIYLVALGLIVLGAIAAAEGDYRRMTTLASAADAELADSTWRATIGAAWSSTMRAYGALLRAEPAACLALAPTEIPGGSPPQLSDQLVVLRTALRGAAMSDIGHSDQGLNELREARGVAAGRPGAAEIPAIVALLEHRAATVQGHGSVARTVLRWAEDELGPVGEVLLLRARQLAGLGRPRAAGDALVRLLDGAVPVVLPWTLVEGRVLGCQLALRGERRPQARRELDHALALSETMDVLRPLATGPPEVIDLLTRHLGSFGDRETTALRVLAARNALGTDTQPVSLTDRERAVLTMLPTQRSFDEIALDLTVSHSTVKTHVRALYGKLGVNSRRDAVAAARRRGILAPDPP; this is translated from the coding sequence GTGGTGAAGACGGCGGTTCCGCGACCGCCGCCGAGCTACGTGCCGCGCTCCCGGCTGTTGGTCGCGTTGGACGAGGCAGCGGTCGGGCAGGTCACGCTGGTCAGCGCGCCGGCCGGGTACGGCAAGACCCTGCTGCTGGCCGAGTGGGCGGCGCGGCTTCCCGAGCTCACGGCGTGGGTGTCCCTCGACGAGGACGACAACAACGACCGCCGCTTCTGGGCCGCGATCCTCGCCGCGCTCGGCACGTGCGCGGGGGTGCCCGCGGACAACGCGCTGCATGATCTCGCCCTCCCCGGTCTCCCCAGCCGCAACCCCGAGTTCCTCGCCATCGTCGCCGACGCCATCGGAACGGCGCCGGGTCCGCTGCGGCTCGTCCTGGACGACGTCCACGAGCTCACGGCGCCCGACCCGCTGCACGGGCTGGCGTCGCTGGTGCGGGACCGGCCGCCGGGCCTGCACGTCGTCCTGTCCGGGCGCACCGATCCGCCCTTGCCGCTGGCCCGAATGCGCCTGGCGGGTGAGCTGTCCGAGATCCGCGCCGACCGGCTGCGGTTCTCCGTGGCGGAGGCACGGACGATGCTTGCCGCTGCGGACGTCCCCGCCCGCCCCGACCAGGTGCGTCTCCTCGTCGAGGAGACCGAGGGCTGGGCGGCGGGGCTCCGGCTCGCCGCAGTGTCGCTGCGCGAGGCCGAGGACCCCGACAAGTTCCTGGCCGGCTTCGTCGGCAGCGGACGCGCGGTCTCGGACTACCTCGTCGGGGAGATCCTCTCGCGGCTCACGGTGGAGACCCGCGAGCTGCTCGGAGCCGTCAGCGTCTGCGACCAGCTCGCCGCCCCGCTGGCCGCGGCCCTGTCGGGCCGCGAGGATGCCGGGGTCGTGCTCGACTCCCTCGAGCGGGAGACCTCGCTCGTTCTCAGCATGGGCGAGGACCGTCGCTGGTATCGGATCCATCCCTTGCTCAGGTCACATCTGCGGGCGGACCTGCAACGGCGGCGTCCCGACCTGATCTCGCGGCTGCACGGCCGGGCCGCCGACTGGTTCGCCGCTGCCGGGCAACCGGTCCCCGCCCTCGCGCACGCACGCCAGGGCGGGGACGCCGAGCGGGTTGCACAGTTGTTGTGCCAGCAGGCGACCGCGCTCATCGCAGCCGGCGAGCACGCGGTGGTTCGTGAGGCCCTCGAGCAGCTGGGTGATGTCCGCCTCGGCAGCGAGCCCAGGCTCGCACTGGTCGCCGCCCTGGTCGCGACCGAGGCTGGGGCGATCGCGGCGGCCGACGCCCACCTCGCCGACGCCGCGTCGTGGTGGCCACCCGATCCGCCGCCTGACCTGCTCGCCCTGCGCAATCTCGTCCGGTCCCGGCGGGCCATCGTCGCCGGCGATCCGAGCCCACGGACCACCGACGAAACCGGCTTCGGTGCCGCGGCGCACCTGGGACTCGGCGCGATGGCGATGCTGCACGACGCCATCGGGCTGCTGGCCGACGGCCGGCATCACGAGGCGCGCGACGTCGCCGAGACCGCGCTCGCCCAAGCGCGGCAGCAGCACCACATCTACCTCGTTGCGCTCGGACTCATCGTGCTCGGGGCGATCGCCGCCGCGGAAGGCGACTACCGGCGGATGACCACGCTGGCCTCGGCGGCCGACGCGGAGCTCGCCGATTCGACGTGGCGGGCGACCATCGGTGCCGCATGGTCATCCACGATGCGTGCGTACGGGGCGCTGCTGCGCGCCGAGCCTGCCGCGTGCCTCGCGCTGGCTCCGACCGAGATCCCGGGCGGATCACCTCCGCAGCTCTCCGATCAGCTGGTCGTGCTGCGCACCGCCCTGCGCGGGGCCGCGATGTCCGACATCGGGCACAGCGACCAGGGCCTGAACGAGCTCCGGGAAGCACGTGGGGTGGCCGCCGGCCGACCGGGCGCGGCCGAGATCCCCGCGATCGTCGCATTGCTCGAGCACCGCGCCGCGACGGTGCAGGGCCACGGCAGCGTGGCCCGCACCGTCCTGAGATGGGCAGAGGACGAGCTGGGCCCGGTCGGCGAGGTGCTGCTGTTGCGCGCCCGGCAGCTGGCCGGGCTCGGCCGTCCCAGAGCGGCGGGCGATGCCCTCGTCCGGCTGCTGGACGGCGCCGTGCCGGTCGTGCTGCCCTGGACGCTGGTGGAAGGCAGGGTGCTCGGGTGTCAGCTCGCGCTGCGTGGAGAACGCCGCCCCCAGGCCCGTCGGGAACTCGACCACGCACTGGCGCTGTCGGAGACCATGGATGTGCTGCGGCCGCTGGCGACCGGCCCCCCGGAGGTCATCGACCTGCTGACGAGGCACCTGGGCAGCTTCGGTGACCGGGAGACGACAGCGCTGCGGGTACTCGCGGCGCGCAACGCGCTCGGCACCGACACCCAGCCGGTGTCGCTGACCGACCGGGAGCGAGCAGTGCTGACCATGCTGCCCACGCAGCGGTCGTTCGACGAGATCGCTCTCGACCTCACCGTGTCGCACAGCACGGTGAAGACCCACGTCCGCGCGCTCTACGGCAAGCTCGGCGTCAACTCCCGCCGCGACGCGGTGGCCGCGGCGCGCCGGCGCGGCATCCTCGCCCCGGACCCGCCCTGA
- a CDS encoding ABC transporter permease has product MTEPATEPATRKKSPSPVTRRAFRPERTLPLRVELERQLRRRRTQVLFGLVVVLPVLLWVAFQLAPDSSPTGSLTLVDLATSSGLNFTVFAMFASSSFLLVVVVALFFGDTVAAEASWSSLRYLLAAPVPRARLLRQKAVVAAALSLAALLLLPVVSLTVGTLAYGAGDMVSPTGVSLDYGPGTVRVLSGALYLAVHLSWVAALAMLLSVSTDAPLGAVGGAVMVSIVSQILDQITALEGLRDYLPTHFDDAWSGLLSDPVDWAGMTRGAFSALLYALVLGAAAIWRFQRKDITS; this is encoded by the coding sequence ATGACCGAGCCAGCAACCGAGCCCGCCACCCGCAAGAAGTCCCCGTCGCCGGTGACCCGCCGCGCGTTCCGTCCCGAGCGGACGCTGCCGTTGCGGGTCGAGCTGGAACGCCAGCTGCGCCGCCGCCGGACACAGGTGTTGTTCGGCCTGGTCGTGGTGCTGCCTGTGCTGCTGTGGGTGGCGTTCCAGCTGGCCCCGGACAGCTCGCCGACGGGTTCGCTCACGCTCGTCGACCTCGCCACCAGCAGCGGGCTGAACTTCACCGTGTTCGCGATGTTCGCGTCGTCGTCGTTCCTGCTGGTGGTGGTCGTGGCGCTGTTCTTCGGCGACACGGTTGCGGCCGAGGCGTCCTGGTCGAGCCTGCGTTACCTGCTTGCGGCGCCGGTGCCGCGGGCGCGCCTGCTGCGGCAGAAGGCGGTGGTGGCGGCGGCGCTGTCGCTGGCCGCGCTGCTCCTGCTGCCGGTCGTGTCGCTCACCGTGGGCACCCTCGCCTACGGCGCGGGCGACATGGTGAGCCCGACGGGCGTGTCCCTCGACTACGGGCCCGGCACCGTCAGGGTGCTGTCCGGGGCGCTGTACCTCGCGGTGCACCTGAGCTGGGTGGCGGCACTGGCGATGCTGCTGTCGGTGTCCACCGACGCCCCGCTCGGCGCCGTGGGCGGGGCGGTCATGGTGTCGATCGTGTCGCAGATCCTCGACCAGATCACCGCCCTGGAGGGCCTGCGCGACTACCTGCCCACGCACTTCGACGACGCGTGGTCGGGCCTGCTCAGCGACCCCGTGGACTGGGCCGGCATGACGCGGGGCGCGTTCTCGGCGTTGCTCTACGCGCTGGTGCTCGGCGCGGCGGCGATCTGGCGCTTCCAGCGCAAGGACATCACGAGCTGA
- a CDS encoding amidohydrolase — MVGVVDTPALAELYRDLHCHPELSFQEHRTAAVVADRLGALGFETTTGVGGTGVVGVLRNGDGPTALLRADMDALPMQEKTGLPYASDVRGVDHLGHAVDVFHACGHDVHVTCLIGAARQLAEDRGAWAGTLITVFQPAEELGRGARAMIDDGLFERFGRPDVVLGQHVAPFPAGFLALRPGPAFAAADGVRVTMFGRGGHGSRPETTVDPVVMAAATVMRLQAVVSREVAGTDTAVVTIGVLRAGTKENIIPDEAELRLSVRTFDPLVRERVLGAIERIVRAEAVASGATRDPEVVLTDGFPAVVNDVAACARTRPAFEALLGPDRVVDPGLVTGSEDVGLLASGSGAPCVFWLLGGADPARFAGATSADDMAAVVADLPSNHSPFYAPVIEPTLRVGVAALVTAAHVWLPSAP; from the coding sequence ATGGTCGGCGTCGTCGACACCCCGGCCCTGGCCGAGCTCTACCGCGACCTGCACTGCCATCCCGAGCTGTCCTTCCAGGAGCACCGGACGGCCGCGGTCGTCGCCGACCGCCTCGGCGCGCTGGGCTTCGAGACGACGACGGGCGTGGGCGGCACCGGAGTCGTGGGCGTCCTGCGCAACGGGGACGGCCCCACCGCACTGCTGCGGGCCGACATGGACGCCCTGCCGATGCAGGAGAAGACCGGGCTGCCCTACGCGAGCGACGTCCGTGGAGTCGACCACCTCGGCCACGCGGTCGACGTGTTCCACGCCTGCGGCCACGACGTCCACGTCACATGCCTGATCGGCGCTGCGCGACAGCTCGCGGAGGATCGCGGGGCGTGGGCGGGGACGCTGATAACGGTCTTCCAACCCGCCGAGGAGCTCGGCCGAGGGGCCCGGGCGATGATCGACGACGGGTTGTTCGAGCGGTTCGGACGCCCGGACGTCGTGCTGGGGCAGCACGTGGCGCCGTTCCCCGCCGGCTTCCTGGCGCTGCGGCCCGGACCGGCGTTCGCTGCAGCGGACGGGGTGCGGGTCACGATGTTCGGTCGGGGCGGCCACGGCTCCCGTCCGGAGACCACGGTCGACCCCGTGGTGATGGCCGCGGCGACGGTGATGCGGCTGCAGGCGGTGGTATCCCGGGAGGTCGCGGGCACCGATACCGCTGTGGTCACGATCGGAGTGCTGCGCGCCGGCACGAAGGAGAACATCATCCCGGACGAGGCCGAGTTGCGCCTCAGCGTCCGGACGTTCGACCCGCTCGTGCGCGAGCGCGTGCTGGGCGCCATCGAGCGGATCGTCAGGGCCGAGGCCGTCGCGTCCGGGGCGACGCGTGATCCCGAGGTGGTGCTGACCGACGGCTTTCCCGCCGTGGTCAACGACGTCGCGGCGTGTGCACGCACCCGTCCCGCTTTCGAGGCGCTGCTCGGACCGGACCGTGTCGTCGATCCCGGGCTCGTCACCGGCAGCGAGGACGTCGGGTTGCTCGCATCCGGCAGCGGCGCACCGTGTGTGTTCTGGCTGCTCGGTGGCGCCGACCCGGCCCGCTTCGCCGGTGCCACCAGTGCCGACGACATGGCGGCGGTCGTGGCCGACCTGCCGTCGAACCACTCGCCGTTCTACGCCCCGGTGATCGAGCCCACCCTTCGGGTCGGGGTGGCGGCTCTGGTCACCGCCGCGCACGTCTGGCTTCCGAGCGCTCCCTGA